In one window of Cystobacter fuscus DSM 2262 DNA:
- a CDS encoding trifunctional serine/threonine-protein kinase/ATP-binding protein/sensor histidine kinase — MLDIPGYRVLGTIRATGSNALFQAVREADGLPVIIKTPMAASPGRTESERYRREFSILQRLQDVRGVARPYACERLGERPVLLLERVQGQTLSESTGQPLELSRFLRLALSLTSTLGEVHCRNVIHKDIKPSNIMVEPSGEARLIDFGVATLQKVEHLDAAPTHLIEGTLAYMSPEQTGRMNRVVDYRTDFYSLGVTFYELLTGQRPFQGKDALEWFHAHMARQPRPPHELNPQVPPALSAVVLKLLAKTAEERYQSTEGLQADLERCGQALGQGVQAVFPLGTQDTPLRFQLPQRLYGREAQVSTLLEGFERVARTGRPELFLVSGYSGIGKSSVVHELHKPVVERRGFFLSGKFDQFQRDIPYVTLAQTLQGLVQQLLAGSEEELARWRERVNQAWEGDGQALVDLVPQLEVLVGPQPALQEVSPSEAQRRFYRVVHQFLSVFATREQPLVVFLDDLQWADLASLQLLAQMLSRPESLPVLWIGAYRDNEVSASHPLMPVLEEVRKAGASVTDLRLEPLSVAQVEHLVGDTLPGAGAEIVAPLSAQVHEKTGGNPFFLLQLLVALHQDGLLVRVPGGGWRWDAEGVRARDYSENIVDFMVGKLRQFPPGTQHLLRLAACVGNLFSLQMLGTLAGLGAVEDVEQGLEPVLQEGMLVRTGPEQYRFLHDRLQQAAHSLLSEAEREAVHLRIGRLLLERLSPEQLRESLFDVVSQLNAGMALMEDPAERHQLARLNAEAGDKARAAVALPRAISYFSTAFPLIPGDPWETDPALAFQLQLEQARCEFMHGNLAEARRLVEELRPRARTPPDTVAVYILKQNIHFAAGEDQEGLTCMLECLALLGMPLSREPTREEAVAAYEEVWALLGERPIESFIELPPMTDPEMRLVVSALFKLFFSAASANQNLVTISLSRMVSLTLRHGFVDAVVSGYSWFGLIAGDFFKQYREGIAFGRLALGLVERYNLSTSRGDVLFCMQYSSPWTQPLPEVQEITLRALHHSIQVGDTMPAAYCSLYSVTNRFAMGHNLEEVHQESLVRGEFLRKTAFLEPQDQFLLVQRYVQQLRGHSLSFGTLNGDGFDEQSFEARIPKSMTRTWCSYWIIKLQSRFMCGDYAQARGAADKGAKHLWVLKDIFHLCGFHLYRALSLAACFEGATPEEQQRFLEDIQSDQQQLAEWAGHCPQNYHAPERMVSGELARLAGRPDLATRAYEEAIRSARENGATQYVALASELAANLWRTQQSPIVAHAFARESWAAYRQWGARGKVQHLESLWPHLSSSSATTATTDALTTSSTDSTRIDALTVVKAQQAVSSEIVLERLVTTLLRAAIENAGAQRGALLLPDGDSLSVAAHSDASPEQVTQALPWMLLSYVRRTREHVLIGDASLPHPFSSDAWLAQSGARSVLCLPLLRQERFSGVLYLENNLATNAFSPARLALLGHLASQAAISIENARLYADVQHARMELRRANEELEQRVEERTRELKQAQARLVDTAREVGMAEVASNVLHNVGNVLTSAVVNLEMMRQSLGSSRVGRLKQAAALLVAQRDNLADFLTSSPRGRHLPDYLTALGEEMMREQMRLMEDMEVMNRHIEHIRAIVQVQQTYAKSALMTEECELSLLIDDALRIQLAALQRHGVTVHRELSPVPPVTVDKHKVLQILINLISNAKQALDPMPEGRRNLWVRLSAQGPVARIQVVDDGVGIAPEVKGKLFSHGFTTRKEGHGFGLHSSALAAQLLNGRLTIDSAGPGQGAVTTLELPLNQAA; from the coding sequence ATGTTGGATATTCCAGGGTACAGGGTTCTGGGAACCATCCGGGCCACGGGCTCGAACGCGCTGTTCCAGGCGGTGCGTGAGGCCGATGGTCTGCCCGTCATCATCAAGACGCCCATGGCGGCCTCGCCTGGTCGCACGGAGAGCGAACGGTACCGGCGCGAGTTCTCCATCCTGCAGCGGCTCCAGGACGTGCGGGGCGTGGCCCGGCCCTATGCCTGCGAACGACTCGGCGAGCGGCCCGTGCTGCTGCTGGAGCGAGTGCAGGGCCAAACCCTGTCCGAGTCCACGGGCCAGCCCCTGGAACTGTCCCGGTTCTTGCGTCTGGCCCTCTCCCTGACGTCCACCCTCGGGGAGGTCCACTGCCGCAACGTCATCCACAAGGACATCAAACCCTCCAACATCATGGTGGAACCTTCGGGCGAAGCACGGCTCATCGACTTCGGGGTGGCCACGCTGCAGAAGGTGGAGCATCTGGACGCGGCTCCCACGCACCTGATTGAAGGCACGCTGGCGTACATGTCGCCGGAGCAGACGGGGCGGATGAACCGGGTGGTGGACTACCGCACGGACTTCTACTCGTTGGGCGTCACCTTCTACGAGCTGCTCACGGGGCAGCGCCCCTTCCAGGGCAAAGACGCGCTCGAGTGGTTTCACGCCCACATGGCGCGGCAACCCAGGCCTCCGCACGAGCTCAACCCGCAAGTGCCCCCGGCCCTGTCCGCCGTCGTCCTCAAGCTGCTGGCGAAGACGGCCGAGGAGCGCTACCAGAGCACCGAGGGACTCCAGGCGGACCTGGAGCGCTGCGGCCAGGCGCTGGGCCAGGGCGTGCAGGCGGTGTTCCCGCTGGGCACACAAGACACGCCCCTCCGGTTCCAACTGCCGCAACGGCTCTACGGGCGTGAAGCCCAGGTGTCCACCCTGCTCGAGGGCTTCGAGCGGGTGGCGCGCACGGGGCGGCCGGAGCTCTTCCTCGTCAGCGGGTACTCGGGCATCGGTAAGTCTTCCGTGGTGCATGAGTTGCACAAGCCCGTGGTGGAGCGCCGCGGCTTCTTCCTGAGTGGCAAGTTCGACCAGTTCCAGCGGGACATTCCCTACGTCACCCTCGCTCAGACGCTCCAGGGCCTGGTGCAGCAGTTGCTCGCGGGCAGTGAGGAGGAGCTGGCCCGGTGGCGCGAGCGGGTGAATCAGGCCTGGGAAGGCGATGGTCAGGCACTCGTGGACCTGGTACCTCAACTCGAAGTGCTGGTGGGCCCCCAGCCCGCTCTCCAGGAAGTGTCCCCCAGTGAAGCCCAGCGCCGTTTCTACCGGGTGGTCCACCAATTCCTCTCGGTGTTCGCCACCCGGGAGCAGCCCCTGGTGGTGTTCCTGGATGACCTGCAGTGGGCGGACCTCGCCAGTCTTCAGCTGCTCGCTCAAATGCTGTCGCGGCCGGAGTCCCTCCCGGTGCTATGGATTGGCGCCTACCGGGACAACGAGGTGAGCGCCTCTCACCCGCTCATGCCGGTGTTGGAAGAGGTGCGCAAGGCGGGAGCAAGCGTGACGGATCTCCGCCTGGAGCCCCTGAGCGTGGCGCAGGTGGAACACCTGGTGGGCGACACGCTGCCGGGAGCGGGAGCGGAGATAGTGGCCCCCCTCTCGGCGCAGGTGCACGAGAAGACGGGGGGCAATCCCTTCTTCCTGCTGCAATTGCTGGTGGCGCTCCACCAGGATGGCTTGCTGGTGCGCGTGCCCGGAGGCGGCTGGCGGTGGGATGCCGAGGGGGTGCGAGCCCGGGACTACTCGGAGAACATCGTCGACTTCATGGTGGGCAAGTTGCGCCAGTTCCCTCCGGGCACGCAGCACCTGCTGCGGCTGGCCGCGTGCGTGGGCAACCTCTTCTCCCTTCAGATGCTGGGCACCCTCGCTGGCCTGGGGGCGGTGGAGGACGTGGAACAGGGGCTGGAGCCCGTGCTCCAGGAAGGCATGCTGGTGCGCACGGGCCCGGAGCAGTACCGCTTCCTGCATGACCGCCTCCAGCAGGCGGCCCATTCCCTCCTCTCCGAGGCCGAGCGCGAGGCCGTTCACCTGCGCATCGGCCGCCTGCTGCTCGAGCGTCTTTCCCCGGAACAACTGCGCGAGTCGCTCTTCGACGTGGTGAGCCAGCTCAACGCCGGAATGGCGCTCATGGAGGACCCCGCCGAGCGCCACCAGCTCGCGCGACTGAACGCCGAGGCGGGTGACAAGGCCCGGGCCGCGGTGGCGCTCCCGCGCGCCATCTCCTATTTCTCGACGGCCTTCCCGCTCATTCCGGGAGACCCCTGGGAGACGGACCCCGCGCTGGCCTTCCAACTCCAACTCGAACAGGCACGCTGTGAGTTCATGCACGGCAACCTCGCCGAGGCGCGCCGTCTGGTCGAGGAGCTCCGCCCCCGGGCACGCACCCCTCCGGACACGGTGGCCGTCTATATCCTGAAGCAAAACATCCACTTCGCCGCGGGTGAGGACCAGGAGGGCCTCACGTGCATGCTGGAATGCCTGGCGTTGCTGGGCATGCCGCTCTCGCGGGAGCCCACCCGGGAGGAGGCGGTGGCCGCCTATGAGGAGGTGTGGGCCTTGCTGGGGGAGCGTCCCATCGAGAGCTTCATCGAGCTGCCCCCCATGACCGACCCGGAGATGAGGCTGGTCGTCAGCGCCCTCTTCAAGCTTTTCTTTTCCGCGGCCTCCGCCAACCAAAACCTGGTCACCATCTCCCTGAGCCGGATGGTGTCCCTCACCCTCCGCCACGGCTTCGTGGATGCCGTCGTGAGCGGATATAGCTGGTTTGGCCTCATCGCCGGCGATTTCTTCAAGCAGTACCGGGAAGGCATTGCCTTCGGCAGGCTCGCTCTCGGGTTGGTCGAGCGGTACAATCTGTCCACCAGCCGGGGGGATGTCCTCTTCTGCATGCAGTACAGCAGCCCTTGGACCCAGCCCCTCCCCGAAGTACAGGAGATCACCCTCAGAGCCCTCCACCACTCGATTCAAGTGGGGGACACCATGCCCGCCGCCTACTGCAGCCTTTATAGTGTCACCAACCGCTTCGCCATGGGGCACAACCTGGAGGAGGTCCACCAGGAGTCGCTCGTGCGCGGCGAGTTCTTGCGCAAGACGGCGTTCCTGGAGCCCCAGGATCAGTTCCTCCTCGTTCAGCGCTACGTGCAGCAGCTGCGCGGGCACTCCCTCTCGTTCGGTACGCTCAACGGGGACGGCTTCGATGAGCAGTCCTTCGAAGCCCGGATACCCAAGAGCATGACCCGCACGTGGTGCTCCTATTGGATCATCAAGCTCCAATCGCGATTCATGTGCGGCGACTACGCGCAAGCCCGCGGAGCAGCGGACAAGGGGGCCAAACACCTGTGGGTCCTCAAAGACATCTTCCACCTCTGTGGATTCCACCTCTACCGAGCCCTGAGCCTGGCGGCGTGCTTCGAGGGGGCCACGCCGGAGGAGCAGCAGCGGTTCCTCGAGGACATCCAGAGTGATCAGCAACAGCTCGCGGAATGGGCAGGCCACTGCCCCCAGAACTACCACGCGCCCGAGCGGATGGTGTCCGGGGAACTGGCCCGCCTCGCGGGTCGGCCGGACCTGGCCACACGCGCGTACGAAGAGGCCATCCGCTCGGCCCGGGAGAACGGGGCCACCCAGTACGTCGCACTGGCCAGCGAGCTCGCCGCGAACCTCTGGCGCACTCAGCAGTCGCCCATCGTCGCCCACGCCTTCGCGCGCGAGTCCTGGGCGGCCTACCGGCAGTGGGGCGCCCGGGGCAAGGTCCAGCACCTGGAGTCCCTCTGGCCCCACCTCTCTTCCTCCTCGGCCACCACGGCCACCACGGACGCGCTGACCACCAGCAGTACGGACTCGACCCGCATCGACGCCCTCACGGTCGTCAAGGCCCAGCAGGCCGTCTCCAGCGAAATCGTCCTGGAGCGTCTGGTGACCACACTGCTGCGCGCGGCCATCGAAAACGCCGGAGCCCAGCGAGGCGCCCTGCTGCTGCCCGATGGCGACTCGCTCTCGGTGGCGGCCCACTCCGATGCTTCACCAGAGCAAGTCACCCAAGCGCTGCCCTGGATGCTCCTCTCCTACGTGCGACGCACGCGCGAGCACGTGCTCATCGGCGATGCCTCCCTGCCGCACCCCTTCTCCTCCGATGCCTGGCTGGCCCAGAGCGGAGCTCGCTCGGTGTTGTGCCTGCCCCTGTTGCGGCAGGAGCGGTTCTCCGGAGTGCTGTACCTGGAGAACAACCTGGCCACCAATGCCTTCAGCCCCGCGCGCCTGGCTCTCCTGGGTCACCTCGCCTCCCAGGCCGCCATCTCCATCGAGAACGCCCGGCTGTACGCGGATGTCCAGCACGCCAGAATGGAGCTGCGCCGGGCCAATGAAGAGCTGGAGCAACGGGTGGAGGAGCGCACGCGCGAGCTCAAGCAGGCCCAGGCCCGACTGGTGGACACCGCGCGCGAGGTGGGCATGGCGGAGGTGGCCTCCAACGTCCTGCACAACGTGGGCAATGTGCTCACCAGCGCCGTCGTCAACCTGGAGATGATGCGTCAGTCCCTCGGCTCCTCTCGCGTGGGCCGCTTGAAGCAGGCGGCGGCGCTCCTCGTCGCGCAGCGCGACAACCTCGCGGACTTCCTGACGAGCAGCCCCCGGGGCAGACACCTCCCGGACTACCTGACGGCGCTGGGCGAGGAGATGATGCGCGAGCAGATGCGCCTCATGGAGGACATGGAGGTCATGAACCGGCACATCGAGCACATCCGCGCCATCGTCCAGGTGCAACAGACGTATGCGAAGAGCGCGCTGATGACGGAGGAGTGCGAGCTGTCCCTGCTCATCGACGACGCGCTGCGCATCCAGCTGGCCGCCTTGCAGCGCCACGGCGTCACCGTGCATCGGGAGTTGTCACCCGTGCCGCCAGTGACGGTGGACAAGCACAAGGTGCTGCAGATCCTCATCAACCTCATCAGCAATGCCAAGCAGGCGTTGGACCCAATGCCCGAGGGGCGGCGCAACCTCTGGGTGCGGCTGAGCGCGCAGGGGCCGGTGGCTCGCATCCAGGTGGTGGATGATGGCGTGGGCATCGCCCCCGAGGTGAAAGGCAAGCTGTTCTCTCACGGCTTCACCACCCGCAAGGAGGGCCATGGCTTCGGACTGCACTCCAGCGCCCTCGCGGCACAGCTCCTCAATGGCCGCCTGACCATCGACAGCGCGGGACCGGGCCAGGGCGCCGTGACCACCTTGGAGCTTCCCCTCAACCAGGCCGCGTGA
- a CDS encoding protoporphyrinogen/coproporphyrinogen oxidase has translation MSAPTVVIGAGPAGLSAAHALVRAGERVVVLEAEERVGGLSGSFDFAGFQVDYGPHRLHQAAAPEVLELYRLALGGALRVRARRGLVHVGDKRLPYPLSLLGIARGLGLAEVARHGVSAVMARLRPPEGQHFGAEAARRLGRHAARVLYEPAARKVWGLEPEALDEALGRARVGKGGPLEVLRAALGRGGASAGRRYFYPEAGVGALAEGLAEHIRRAGGEVRCGAAAEGLVLERGRVRAVVVEGREVPARAVVATVPLPRLCDWVDRPEAAEGLDYRALTLLYLLLATERGSERDVHYFADGRLPANRLFEPRNFSGHGPPGRTVVGFDLPCAVGDELWSASPEELTRRVRPALERTGLAGVEVLDSRVRRVAAAYPLYRRGFAVSRERALEALSQFEGLYPLGRSALFIHDNVHHACAAGLALGRLLADGASSRDWRARQKPFLETRIED, from the coding sequence GTGAGCGCGCCGACGGTCGTCATCGGCGCGGGCCCGGCGGGGCTGTCCGCGGCGCATGCGCTCGTCCGGGCCGGGGAGCGCGTGGTGGTGCTGGAGGCCGAGGAGCGGGTGGGGGGGCTCTCGGGCTCGTTCGACTTCGCGGGATTCCAGGTGGACTACGGCCCGCACCGGCTGCACCAGGCGGCGGCCCCCGAGGTGCTGGAGCTCTACCGGCTGGCGCTCGGCGGGGCGCTGCGGGTGCGGGCGCGCCGGGGCCTCGTGCACGTGGGTGACAAGCGCCTGCCCTATCCCTTGTCGCTGCTCGGCATCGCGCGGGGGTTGGGGCTCGCGGAGGTGGCGCGGCATGGGGTGTCGGCGGTGATGGCGCGGCTGCGCCCCCCCGAGGGCCAGCACTTCGGCGCGGAGGCGGCGCGGCGGCTGGGACGGCATGCGGCGCGGGTGCTGTACGAGCCCGCGGCGCGCAAGGTGTGGGGCCTGGAGCCCGAGGCGTTGGACGAGGCGCTCGGGCGGGCGCGGGTGGGGAAGGGCGGCCCGCTGGAGGTGTTGCGCGCGGCGCTCGGGCGGGGAGGGGCCTCGGCGGGGCGGCGCTACTTCTACCCGGAGGCCGGCGTGGGGGCACTGGCCGAGGGCCTCGCGGAGCACATCCGCCGGGCGGGAGGCGAGGTGCGGTGTGGCGCGGCGGCCGAGGGCCTGGTGCTGGAGCGCGGACGGGTGCGTGCCGTGGTGGTGGAGGGGCGGGAGGTGCCGGCGCGGGCGGTGGTGGCGACGGTGCCCCTGCCACGGCTGTGCGACTGGGTGGACCGGCCCGAGGCCGCCGAGGGCCTGGACTACCGGGCGCTGACGCTGCTGTACCTGCTGCTCGCGACGGAGCGGGGCAGCGAGCGGGACGTGCACTACTTCGCGGACGGACGGCTCCCGGCCAATCGCCTCTTCGAGCCGCGCAACTTCTCCGGGCACGGGCCTCCGGGGCGCACGGTGGTGGGGTTCGATCTGCCGTGCGCGGTGGGGGACGAACTCTGGAGTGCTTCGCCCGAGGAGCTGACGCGGCGGGTGCGGCCGGCGCTGGAGCGCACGGGCCTGGCGGGAGTCGAGGTACTCGACAGCCGTGTGCGCCGCGTGGCGGCGGCCTATCCCCTGTATCGCCGGGGCTTCGCGGTGTCCCGGGAGCGCGCGCTCGAGGCCTTGAGTCAGTTCGAGGGCCTCTATCCCCTGGGGAGGAGCGCGCTGTTCATCCATGACAACGTGCACCACGCCTGCGCGGCGGGTCTGGCATTGGGCCGACTGCTCGCGGACGGCGCGAGCAGTAGGGATTGGCGGGCGCGGCAGAAACCCTTCCTCGAGACGCGGATCGAGGACTGA
- a CDS encoding DUF4334 domain-containing protein, whose translation MTAKRAQRTLDQLAAGTTLAEALDVYDSLAPATPTQMIGSWKGTGINTGNPFDGLLEHFGWHGKRFESLDEAHPLIFRSGQGRLVSVNPGLMPIGLVARHGQRFLGSGWATAFRLARPLLTTTAPKARLRPVEYRGVVSMAMSYDQLPIIDVFRSVDEDTLMGAMDMRGLAAPFMFVLRRETDSAAGSVA comes from the coding sequence ATGACCGCGAAGAGAGCACAGCGAACCCTCGACCAGCTCGCCGCCGGAACGACCCTGGCCGAGGCGCTGGACGTTTACGACTCTCTCGCTCCCGCTACGCCAACCCAGATGATCGGCTCGTGGAAGGGTACCGGCATCAATACCGGCAACCCCTTCGACGGACTGCTGGAGCACTTCGGCTGGCACGGGAAGCGCTTCGAAAGCCTCGACGAGGCGCACCCCCTCATCTTCCGCTCCGGGCAGGGTCGGTTGGTCAGCGTCAATCCGGGGCTCATGCCGATCGGCCTCGTCGCGCGGCACGGACAGCGGTTCCTCGGGTCAGGTTGGGCGACGGCGTTCCGTCTCGCGCGTCCACTCCTCACCACGACCGCCCCCAAGGCGCGTCTTCGCCCCGTCGAGTACCGCGGGGTCGTCTCCATGGCGATGAGCTACGACCAGTTGCCGATCATCGATGTGTTCCGTTCGGTCGACGAGGACACGCTCATGGGCGCCATGGATATGCGCGGCCTCGCCGCTCCCTTCATGTTCGTCTTGAGACGCGAAACCGACTCGGCCGCTGGGAGCGTCGCGTGA
- a CDS encoding glycosyltransferase family 2 protein, which yields MISVVIPARDEVHAVAGVVRRVREALAHEAHEILVVDDGSRDGTGEAAREAGARVLTVGGIGYGAAIKAGAAQARGTWLALLDADGTYPEAALPGLVAAVRAGARQAIGARPGFGPGESLARSVVKALFRGAVRWVGGFAAPDLNSGLRVLRTADLLALAPVLPDRFSLTTTLTLALAAAGDPIVFQPIAYRARVGRSKWRPVRDTWRMGRTVARGIGWLRAGRAPGTLAALELPSVRGTG from the coding sequence ATGATCAGCGTCGTCATCCCCGCGCGCGACGAGGTGCACGCCGTCGCGGGCGTGGTGCGGCGGGTGCGCGAGGCGCTCGCGCACGAGGCGCATGAGATCCTCGTCGTGGACGATGGCTCGCGCGACGGCACGGGCGAGGCGGCGCGGGAGGCGGGGGCGCGGGTGCTGACGGTGGGCGGAATCGGGTACGGCGCGGCGATCAAGGCCGGGGCCGCCCAGGCGCGAGGCACGTGGCTGGCGCTCCTCGACGCGGATGGGACGTACCCGGAGGCGGCGCTGCCCGGGCTGGTGGCGGCGGTACGCGCGGGCGCCCGGCAGGCCATTGGCGCGCGGCCGGGCTTCGGACCCGGGGAGTCGCTCGCGCGCTCGGTGGTGAAGGCGCTCTTCCGGGGCGCGGTGCGGTGGGTGGGCGGCTTCGCGGCGCCGGACTTGAACTCGGGCCTGCGGGTGCTGCGCACGGCGGATCTGCTGGCGCTCGCGCCGGTGTTGCCGGATCGCTTCTCGCTCACCACCACGCTGACGTTGGCGCTGGCGGCGGCGGGAGATCCCATCGTCTTCCAACCCATCGCCTACCGGGCGCGTGTGGGCCGCTCGAAGTGGAGGCCCGTGCGCGACACGTGGCGCATGGGCCGCACCGTGGCGCGAGGCATCGGCTGGCTTCGGGCGGGCCGGGCCCCGGGGACGCTCGCGGCCCTGGAATTGCCCTCGGTGCGAGGCACGGGGTGA
- a CDS encoding carboxymuconolactone decarboxylase family protein, whose amino-acid sequence MSQRIDFATLATPAFKALNGVRVALDQSGLPSRLRELVFLRVSQLNGCAFCIDQHSRHLLEDELPLESLLLVPVWREAGERFSARERAALEWAEVVTRVADTGVPDAAFEAVSAHFQGKELADLTVAIGLMNSYNRLGVGFRLAPGAPKKS is encoded by the coding sequence ATGAGCCAACGAATCGATTTCGCGACCCTGGCCACCCCGGCCTTCAAGGCACTCAATGGCGTGCGGGTCGCCCTGGATCAGTCGGGTCTTCCCTCGCGGCTGCGCGAGCTGGTCTTCCTGCGCGTGTCGCAGCTCAATGGCTGTGCCTTCTGCATCGACCAGCACTCGCGCCACCTGCTCGAGGATGAACTGCCCTTGGAGAGCCTGTTGTTGGTGCCCGTCTGGCGAGAGGCGGGCGAGCGGTTCTCCGCGCGGGAGCGCGCCGCGCTGGAGTGGGCCGAGGTGGTCACGCGCGTGGCCGACACGGGCGTGCCGGATGCGGCCTTCGAGGCCGTCTCGGCGCACTTCCAGGGCAAGGAGCTGGCGGACCTCACGGTCGCCATCGGGTTGATGAACAGCTACAACCGGCTGGGCGTTGGCTTCCGCCTGGCGCCCGGCGCGCCGAAGAAGAGCTGA
- a CDS encoding cupin domain-containing protein, whose product MQLRTRILTLLGALSLPLLAFAHGSGKDAKNAKVTPIFSQPIPNLPGKSLKTVVVEYPPGGSSPAHRHAPSAFIYAHVLSGEVRSQVGDEPARVYRTGENFYEAPGAHHGVSENASATRPARLLAVFVVDSDDPNLTTPDPQ is encoded by the coding sequence ATGCAGCTCCGTACCCGCATCCTGACTCTTCTTGGCGCCCTGTCCCTGCCCCTGCTCGCCTTCGCTCACGGCAGCGGCAAGGACGCGAAGAACGCGAAGGTCACCCCCATCTTCTCCCAGCCCATTCCCAACCTGCCCGGCAAGTCCTTGAAGACCGTCGTGGTGGAGTACCCGCCCGGAGGCAGCTCGCCCGCCCACCGGCACGCGCCCTCGGCGTTCATCTATGCCCATGTCCTGTCCGGTGAGGTCCGCAGCCAGGTCGGTGACGAGCCCGCGCGGGTCTATCGCACCGGAGAGAACTTCTACGAGGCGCCCGGCGCGCACCACGGCGTGAGCGAGAACGCCAGCGCGACCCGGCCCGCCAGGCTCCTGGCCGTCTTCGTCGTCGACTCCGACGACCCGAACCTGACGACGCCCGATCCCCAGTAG
- a CDS encoding PLP-dependent aminotransferase family protein, producing MTAPLGITVDRKARTTLTEQIHTGIREAIRGGRLAAGARLPSWRDLSVQLGVARGTVRAAYERLVDEQLLQGRGAAGTFVAEGPATPPRKRAKAEPSPMPEMRRGLEQPPLPFQMGVPAQDAFPFAPWARVLTKAARDSAWGPVGYPDPRGRIELRQALAAHLALVRGMRCDPSQVFVTAGFSGALDLLLRALRPRGPVWMEEPGFPLTRRALELTGLEPVPVPVDAEGLVVAEGRRRAPDAQLAIVTPGQQSPLGMTLSPARRRALLDWAHASEAWIVEDDYLSELQLEGRAAPALASLDPDGRVLHVGSFSKTLSPSLRLGFLVVPPSLVARVGEAAACLVCAPGDEPQRAVTAFMADGHYLRHLRRMKRLYRARREALLARLRAQLGEAFEVQPAGGLAVRIGLPEGLDDRRLAAEALSLGLAPLPLSFWYVGPSRPGLLLSVTNLVERRLASHVDRLVELLQRHDHSGPHVDPAHR from the coding sequence GTGACCGCTCCGCTGGGAATCACTGTCGACCGGAAGGCCCGGACCACCCTGACCGAGCAGATCCACACCGGCATCCGCGAGGCCATCCGCGGTGGACGGCTGGCGGCCGGAGCTCGCCTGCCCTCCTGGCGCGATCTGTCCGTCCAGCTCGGTGTGGCCCGCGGCACGGTGCGCGCGGCCTACGAGCGGCTCGTCGATGAGCAGCTGCTGCAGGGCCGGGGCGCGGCCGGGACCTTCGTCGCCGAGGGGCCCGCCACGCCTCCCCGGAAACGGGCGAAGGCCGAGCCCTCGCCCATGCCCGAGATGCGGCGCGGCCTCGAGCAGCCCCCACTGCCCTTCCAGATGGGCGTGCCCGCCCAGGATGCCTTTCCCTTCGCCCCCTGGGCGCGGGTGCTGACGAAGGCCGCCCGGGATTCGGCCTGGGGACCGGTGGGCTACCCCGACCCGCGCGGCCGCATCGAGCTGCGCCAGGCGCTCGCCGCCCATCTGGCCCTCGTGCGCGGCATGCGCTGCGACCCCTCGCAGGTGTTCGTGACGGCGGGATTCTCGGGCGCCCTGGACCTGCTCCTGCGCGCCCTGCGCCCGCGCGGACCCGTGTGGATGGAGGAGCCCGGCTTTCCCCTCACCCGCCGGGCCCTGGAGCTCACCGGACTCGAGCCGGTCCCCGTCCCGGTCGACGCGGAGGGCCTCGTCGTCGCCGAGGGGAGGCGCCGCGCGCCCGACGCCCAGCTCGCGATCGTCACTCCCGGGCAACAGTCTCCGCTGGGCATGACCCTGTCCCCGGCCCGCCGCCGGGCCCTGCTGGACTGGGCCCACGCCTCCGAGGCCTGGATCGTCGAGGACGACTACCTCAGCGAGTTGCAGCTCGAGGGCCGCGCCGCCCCCGCCCTGGCCTCGTTGGATCCCGACGGACGGGTGCTGCACGTGGGCAGCTTCAGCAAGACCCTCAGTCCGTCGCTCCGCCTTGGATTCTTGGTCGTGCCGCCCTCGCTCGTCGCACGGGTCGGAGAGGCCGCGGCGTGTCTGGTCTGCGCCCCCGGTGACGAGCCGCAACGCGCCGTGACGGCCTTCATGGCCGACGGGCACTACCTGCGCCACCTGCGGCGCATGAAGCGGCTCTACCGCGCCCGACGCGAGGCCCTGCTGGCGCGCCTGCGGGCCCAGCTGGGGGAAGCCTTCGAGGTCCAACCCGCCGGTGGGCTGGCGGTGCGCATCGGCCTGCCGGAAGGCCTCGACGATCGGCGCCTGGCGGCCGAGGCCCTGAGCCTGGGCCTGGCGCCCCTGCCGCTGTCGTTCTGGTACGTGGGGCCCTCGCGGCCCGGTCTGCTGCTGAGTGTCACCAATCTGGTCGAACGGCGTCTGGCCTCACACGTGGACCGTCTGGTCGAACTGCTCCAGCGTCATGACCATTCAGGTCCGCACGTCGACCCGGCACACAGGTAG